A portion of the Babylonia areolata isolate BAREFJ2019XMU chromosome 4, ASM4173473v1, whole genome shotgun sequence genome contains these proteins:
- the LOC143281088 gene encoding uncharacterized protein LOC143281088, with translation MESEDERLFTEEAFHSHSVASRSSLPSIEPEQEFGKVSCHLLEARKGDAGRDTMSLVSGRDPISSTQEVIDAAYSDQGEEQKSLCSAKPDDQNPNNHMGAFSESARVSDVGSGEKESGDVSNVPVHGSDTCCESGDRIRNQQEQTPSMLGPTGLVQPAVPHNDDHSATVAVLTENGSHDIANSNKQTDHAAVNPVPSHNVQVHSVFVSLNGSSPGDGIPLLTVSESSDSITSCADVNSVQITPVLSTGDAAEDQMPVTCQSSDNITSCADVDSVQITPVLSTGDEAEDQMPATAVAEYDTGQGHTVQSHLSSEKCATDHFIENSMETLPDTSAAMDGEIIQSCHSSKLSVVPTGNAHNESSPVTADSELSSVRVKDEPLDTGYQQALMQNEQRTSLNKKSIKHSQTAKVTDSSRSDVITTVNKEGKKRRVRIVVVKGEWRKPKAKAKQQNLTSAVRQDMRQITLSHTQRPASTFRSDSSAFPTALFRNVHIKTEPVDSDYPDIDPLDIMDSQQPAISSSSRTSSQQRTIPEPGTASQQTLCQTPTFTETGTRSSATSSSSTSHFSQRMGQRERGREQMFLANASSASTASVKTDKTLPEKSAESRIQPCGVRLRKLPPQILVSGMVNLKTDPQLLQDAAVSTVTSSLVGRRPHDGSRPWECEVCGKTYKTKSARTQHYKVHSGLREHVCSVCGADFAYKSVLTSHYRFVHLKEKPHECPVCGKRFGWSSHLATHLSRHYEDKPYTCPICHRQFNRFYIKKHLDTHSDKRAFHCTVCKARYKSKKALQEHEKVHSGHRPFRCHICGLQFPYSSSLVAHMRTHTGERPFACHKCPSTFTQSTHLRTHLRGVHKIKNFPSRRGRELVERVFPMPPSSISQDPVELMRHTLNQVERLGKKVLVKNQDKPLTAAEDSHSVQCYSTSRTKHVQIKKESKRPNTSRKGFKRHGRDRFLAQKHAGTEKSGAVPFDDDAPYSDSTYSSSVRSQKKTAGRKAKRGRFGSSKLERHHENELYNEGAEEKEQNSSKRARLEADEESDYDVVGDNECDEDILEANATPATRSVQSGCVLKFNFRGGKGDRGLAGK, from the exons ATGGAATCTGAAGATGAAAGACTGTTCACAGAAGAGGCTTTTCACTCTCACAGTGTTGCTTCAAGAAGCAGTCTTCCTAGCATCGAGCCAGAGCAAGAGTTTGGAAAAGTTTCTTGTCATTTGCTTGAGGCCAGGAAAGGTGATGCTGGCAGAGACACTATGTCGCTTGTCAGTGGCAGAGATCCTATTTCTTCGACACAAGAAGTGATTGACGCTGCCTATAGTGAtcaaggagaagaacaaaaatcaTTGTGCTCAGCCAAACCAGATGATCAAAACCCAAATAACCATATGGGAGCATTTTCAGAGTCAGCCCGTGTATCAGATGTTGGCAGTGGTGAAAAGGAATCTGGGGATGTCTCTAATGTTCCAGTTCATGGGAGTGACACATGTTGTGAAAGTGGAGACAGGATCAGAAATCAGCAGGAGCAGACACCATCCATGCTTGGACCCACCGGCCTTGTTCAGCCTGCAGTTCCTCATAATGATGACCACAGTGCAACAGTGGCAGTTCTCACAGAAAATGGTTCGCATGACATTGCTAACAGTAATAAGCAGACTGATCATGCAGCTGTAAATCCAGTTCCCAGTCACAATGTTCAGGTTCACAGTGTATTTGTATCACTGAACGGTTCATCACCTGGAGATGGTATTCCCCTGTTAACAGTTAGTGAATCATCTGACAGCATTACTTCATGTGCAGATGTGAACAGTGTGCAGATCACACCTGTCCTGTCTACAGGTGATGCAGCAGAAGACCAAATGCCCGTCACTTGTCAGTCATCTGACAATATTACATCATGTGCAGATGTAGACAGTGTGCAGATTACACCTGTCCTGTCTACAGGtgatgaagcagaagatcaaatgcctGCCACTGCTGTCGCTGAATATGACACTGGTCAGGGACACACAGTTCAATCACACCTTTCATCAGAAAAATGTGCCACAGATCACTTCATTGAAAACTCCATGGAAACTCTGCCAGACACTTCTGCTGCAATGGATGGTGAGATTATTCAGTCTTGTCACTCATCTAAGTTGTCAGTTGTTCCAACAGGAAATGCTCACAATGAATCAAGTCCTGTAACAGCAGACTCAGAACTATCTTCAGTGAGGGTCAAAGATGAACCACTAGACACAGGCTATCAACAAGCCCTGATGCAAAATGAACAAAGGACTTCTCTCAACAAAAAGTCTATCAAGCATTCGCAGACTGCCAAAGTCACTGACAGTAGCAGGTCAGATGTCATCACTACTGTCAACAAGGAAGGGAAAAAACGGCGTGTGCGGATCGTTGTGGTCAAAGGAGAATGGAGAAAGCCAAAGGCAAAAGCCAAACAGCAAAACCTGACCAGTGCTGTGAGGCAAGACATGAGGCAGATCACGCTCAGTCACACCCAGAGGCCAGCGTCTACGTTCAGGTCAGATTCTTCAGCCTTCCCTACTGCTCTTTTCCGCAATGTTCATATCAAGACCGAGCCAGTGGATAGTGACTACCCTGACATTGACCCTCTCGACATCATGGACTCGCAACAACCAGCCATATCCTCATCAAGCAGAACAAGTTCACAGCAAAGAACCATTCCTGAACCTGGTACCGCTTCACAACAAACTCTGTGTCAGACTCCCACTTTCACAGAAACTGGTACAAGGTCTTCTGCCACTTCATCCTCTTCCACCAGCCATTTTTCCCAGAGGAtgggacagagggaaaggggaagagaacAAATGTTTTTGGCCAACGCATCATCTGCCTCCACCGCATCTGTGAAGACTGACAAAACCCTCCCAGAGAAGAGTGCA GAGTCTAGAATCCAACCTTGTGGTGTCAGGCTGAGGAAATTGCCGCCACAAATTTTGGTATCAGGGATGGTGAATTTAAAGACAGATCCACAG CTCCTCCAAGATGCTGCTGTATCCACAGTCACATCCAGTCTTGTTGGCAGGCGACCACATGACGGCAGTCGTCCCTGGGAATGCGAGGTGTGTGGGAAAACCTACAAAACCAAGTCTGCCAGAACCCAGCACTACAAGGTTCACAGTGGACTTCGGGAGCATGTGTGCTCTGTCTGTGGCGCCGACTTTGCCTACAAAAGTGTATTGACATCACACTATCGCTTCGTCCATCTGAAGGAGAAGCCGCACGAGTGTCCCGTGTGTGGGAAACGTTTCGGCTGGTCCTCGCACCTGGCCACGCACCTGAGCCGACACTACGAGGACAAACCCTACACCTGCCCCATCTGTCACCGCCAGTTCAACCGTTTCTACATCAAGAAGCACTTGGACACACACTCTGACAAGAGAGCGTTCCACTGCACAGTCTGCAAGGCCAGGTACAAGTCTAAGAAGGCTCTGCAGGAACACGAGAAGGTTCACTCTGGCCACAGGCCGTTCAGATGCCACATCTGTGGCCTGCAGTTCCCCTACAGCTCCTCCCTGGTGGcccacatgcgcacgcacacagggGAGCGACCCTTCGCCTGCCACAAGTGCCCCTCCACCTTCACACAGTCCACCCATCTCAGGACCCACCTGAGGGGCGTGCACAAAATCAAGAACTTTCCGTCTCGCAGGGGAAGGGAACTGGTGGAGAGGGTGTTTCCCATGCCACCGAGCAGCATCAGTCAAGATCCTGTTGAGCTGATGAGACACACCTTGAACCAGGTGGAGCGTCTGGGTAAGAAAGTTTTGGTGAAGAATCAGGACAAGCCACTGACAGCTGCAGAAGATTCTCACAGTGTTCAGTGTTACAGCACATCCAGAACCAAGCATgttcaaataaaaaaagaatcaaaaaggCCAAATACCTCAAGAAAAGGCTTCAAAAGGCATGGAAGAGACAGGTTTCTTGCTCAGAAGCATGCAGGAACAGAGAAATCAGGTGCTGTACCTTTTGATGATGATGCACCTTACTCGGACAGTACTTACAGCTCCAGTGTTCGAAGCCAGAAGAAAACAGCTGGTAGAAAAGCTAAGAGAGGTCGCTTTGGTTCAAGTAAATTGGAAAGACACCATGAAAACGAACTTTACAATGAGGGAGCTGAAGAAAAGGAACAGAATTCCAGTAAACGGGCAAGACTTGAAGCGGATGAAGAATCTGATTATGATGTTGTTGGAGACAATGAATGTGATGAAGACATTCTGGAAGCCAATGCCACACCAGCCACAAGAAGTGTGCAGTCAGGGTGTGTTTTGAAATTCAACTttaggggagggaaaggggacagAGGGTTGGCTGGAAAATGA
- the LOC143281089 gene encoding uncharacterized protein LOC143281089 isoform X2, which produces MEQKAVSERFSTNTTWELNFDFHAFQRWRHVGLTCHLTSDTEIACFLLLHFEKTYRNGSDQFSHAKCSRCQSLLSCAKCDTERCSADLQSYTAEAGTNKKEKQQKGKTKKTKKSCVCSVCGSSFTRAASLKVHMRKHTGERPYICSTCGASFPHSHSLSIHRRSHTGHKPYVCEQCGMAFAVGSVLKQHMVQHRGEKPYKCQLCPSAFTQSTKLTIHMRKHTGVRPYQCEYCGAAFTHSTRLKIHLRSHSGHRPYTCPHCQKSFRQSAHLTVHKRIHTGDKPFKCRDCGAAFLDSTHLRRHERTHVVGKEAFVCQQCGASYTSASALHKHACSHVDGELSHRSSAVL; this is translated from the exons ATGGAGCAAAAAGCGGTGTCAGAGAGGTTTTCTACCAACACAACATGGGAACTGAACTTTGACTTCCACGCTTTCCAGCGGTGGCGTCATGTGGGTCTGACATGCCATTTGACAAGTGACACAGAAATTGCTTGCTTTTTGCTGCTTCA ctttgaGAAAACGTACAGGAATGGCAGTGATCAATTTTCACATGCAAAGTGCAGTCGATGTCAGTCGCTGCTGTCCTGTGCCAAGTGTGACACAGAAAGGTGCTCAGCAGACCTGCAGTCATACACTGCAGAGGCCGGGACAAACAAAAAG GAGAAGCagcagaaaggaaagacaaagaagacaaagaaatcctgtgtttgttctgtctgtggtTCTTCCTTTACACGGGCTGCTTCCTTGAAGGTGCATATGCGAAAACACACAG GAGAAAGACCCTACATCTGCAGCACGTGTGGAGCAAGCTTCCCCCACTCCCACAGTCTCAGCATCCACCGGCGGTCCCACACCGGCCACAAGCCCTACGTCTGTGAGCAGTGTGGAATGGCCTTCGCTGTCGGCTCTGTGCTGAAGCAGCACATGGTTCAGCATAGGGGAGAGAAACCCTACAAGTGTCAGCTGTGTCCCTCTGCTTTCACCCAGAGCACGAAACTGACCATCCACATGAGGAagcacacag GGGTTCGTCCATACCAGTGTGAATACTGCGGAGCAGCCTTCACTCACAGCACCCGACTTAAGATCCACCTGCGTTCGCACAGCGGCCACCGGCCCTACACATGCCCGCACTGCCAAAAAAGCTTCAGGCAGTCAGCCCACCTGACTGTACACAAACGCATCCACACGGGGGACAAACCTTTCAAGTGCAGGGACTGTGGTGCCGCCTTTCTGGACTCAACACACCTGCGGCGCCATGAACGCACGCATGTTGTGGGAAAGGAAGCCTTCGTCTGCCAACAGTGTGGCGCCTCTTACACCTCTGCCTCTGCTTTGCACAAGCATGCGTGTTCTCATGTGGATGGTGAACTATCTCACAGATCGTCAGCTGTTTTGTGA
- the LOC143281092 gene encoding uncharacterized protein LOC143281092, whose amino-acid sequence MDDQGHLPAGLQPLISKCVTGVNVPSFAISAASPSLTPATWLVIAVDTVAGSSMAAPPVGQVTIRASRPTCTTIMGNLSPQEVTWHSISGCIPTLGRSPAVNVAPVLVTLRT is encoded by the exons ATGGATGACCAAGGACACCTGCCAGCTGGACTGCAACCGCTGATCTCCAAGTGTGTCACAGGA GTGAACGTCCCTTCCTTTGCCATCAGTGCAGCCAGTCCTTCGCTAACCCCAGCAACCTGGCTCGTCATCGCTGTGGACACAGTGGCAGGAAGTAGTATGGCTGCGCCACCTGTGGGGCAGGTCACCATCAGGGCCTCAAGACCTACCTGTACCACGATTATGGGCAATCTTTCACCTCAAGAAGTCACCTGGCACAGCATCAGTGGCTGCATTCCGACACTCGGGCGTTCGCCTGCAGTGAATGTGGCGCCAGTTTTAGTCACGCTCAGAACCTGA
- the LOC143281089 gene encoding uncharacterized protein LOC143281089 isoform X1, translating into MEQKAVSERFSTNTTWELNFDFHAFQRWRHVGLTCHLTSDTEIACFLLLHFEKTYRNGSDQFSHAKCSRCQSLLSCAKCDTERCSADLQSYTAEAGTNKKVKEEVQDPQIPQSSPFGNEAQEKQQKGKTKKTKKSCVCSVCGSSFTRAASLKVHMRKHTGERPYICSTCGASFPHSHSLSIHRRSHTGHKPYVCEQCGMAFAVGSVLKQHMVQHRGEKPYKCQLCPSAFTQSTKLTIHMRKHTGVRPYQCEYCGAAFTHSTRLKIHLRSHSGHRPYTCPHCQKSFRQSAHLTVHKRIHTGDKPFKCRDCGAAFLDSTHLRRHERTHVVGKEAFVCQQCGASYTSASALHKHACSHVDGELSHRSSAVL; encoded by the exons ATGGAGCAAAAAGCGGTGTCAGAGAGGTTTTCTACCAACACAACATGGGAACTGAACTTTGACTTCCACGCTTTCCAGCGGTGGCGTCATGTGGGTCTGACATGCCATTTGACAAGTGACACAGAAATTGCTTGCTTTTTGCTGCTTCA ctttgaGAAAACGTACAGGAATGGCAGTGATCAATTTTCACATGCAAAGTGCAGTCGATGTCAGTCGCTGCTGTCCTGTGCCAAGTGTGACACAGAAAGGTGCTCAGCAGACCTGCAGTCATACACTGCAGAGGCCGGGACAAACAAAAAGGTGAAAGAAGAAGTCCAAGATCCACAGATTCCACAGAGTTCTCCATTTGGAAATGAAGCTCAG GAGAAGCagcagaaaggaaagacaaagaagacaaagaaatcctgtgtttgttctgtctgtggtTCTTCCTTTACACGGGCTGCTTCCTTGAAGGTGCATATGCGAAAACACACAG GAGAAAGACCCTACATCTGCAGCACGTGTGGAGCAAGCTTCCCCCACTCCCACAGTCTCAGCATCCACCGGCGGTCCCACACCGGCCACAAGCCCTACGTCTGTGAGCAGTGTGGAATGGCCTTCGCTGTCGGCTCTGTGCTGAAGCAGCACATGGTTCAGCATAGGGGAGAGAAACCCTACAAGTGTCAGCTGTGTCCCTCTGCTTTCACCCAGAGCACGAAACTGACCATCCACATGAGGAagcacacag GGGTTCGTCCATACCAGTGTGAATACTGCGGAGCAGCCTTCACTCACAGCACCCGACTTAAGATCCACCTGCGTTCGCACAGCGGCCACCGGCCCTACACATGCCCGCACTGCCAAAAAAGCTTCAGGCAGTCAGCCCACCTGACTGTACACAAACGCATCCACACGGGGGACAAACCTTTCAAGTGCAGGGACTGTGGTGCCGCCTTTCTGGACTCAACACACCTGCGGCGCCATGAACGCACGCATGTTGTGGGAAAGGAAGCCTTCGTCTGCCAACAGTGTGGCGCCTCTTACACCTCTGCCTCTGCTTTGCACAAGCATGCGTGTTCTCATGTGGATGGTGAACTATCTCACAGATCGTCAGCTGTTTTGTGA